The following is a genomic window from Clostridium fungisolvens.
GCCATAAATGCTGAGTAGTTCTCCCCATTACAGTCTGTTACACCATATTCAGCCGCTTCGATAAATCCAAACTGTGGATAGTATTCTGGACGTCCAAAAAACATTATCGCACCATAGTCACGGCTTTTTGCTTTATCAATCATCGAGTATATTAGGGCTTTTCCCACTCCCAGACGCTGATATTTGGGCAGTACACTGATTGGTCCAAAATTAAGTACATGTATAATCCTTCCGTCAGGTGTTTCAATACTGGCTTTGCTACAAATAATATGCCCAACTAGCTGCCCATCTGCTTCAGCTACAAGGCTTAACTCTTTGATACCATCTCGTTTACGCAATTCATTAACCATCCAATGCTCATATGGAGAACCAATTCCTCCACGTTCAATTCTTCCAGCATAGGAAAATGCCTCTCTTGTAATTTCTTCCACTCTATGATAATCCTTTTTTTCTTCATTTCTTACTACTATATCCATTGTAAAAGCCCCCATTATACTTCTATATTTCTAATTATTTTTTGATTAGGTATTAGTTGACCACATATTATCATTATAATAGCCCGAATAATTCCCATATAGATTTCCATTTTCTATAATTTTCTACAACTCTAAAATATACTCTCTACCATCATATATATTTTTACCTCTGTTACATTCATATGGTATGTCTTTAATATACTTAAAGCCTAACTTTTCCAATACTATTCCTGAGGCAGCATTTTCTTTTGCATGTCTTCCCATTATTTCCTTTACTCTTAATTCTTCTTTAGCAAATTTTATAACTTCTAGCATTGCCTCTACAGTGTATCCGGATCCCCATGCCTTTTTTCCTAAATTATACGCTATTTCAAATTTTGAATATTCTTTATCAACATATATCAATCCAGTTCCTACTAGCTCTCCAGTTTCCTTTAATATAATTGCCCACCTATACCAATCATCAGCATCTATTTTACTTAATTCTTCTCTTACCCAATCAATAGTTTTATTTATATCATTATGGCTTTCCCAAAACATGTACTTTGCTACATCAGGGTCGCTTTCCCAACACTCAAATACATCTTGTGCATCTTCCATATAAAATGGTCGTAATATTAATCTATCAGTTTCTAATATAGGTGTTTTCATGAGTATCCCCTTTCATCGCTTTTAACTTCAATGGTCTTTATATACAAAACGTTTGATCTCATCCAATCCTTGATTTTTATATCATTTTCTAATCCGTGTATTTATCAATACACCTAAACCGCCAAGTACTGATAATATGCAGCCCAATGTTCGATATTTTATTATAGTCTGTTCCAAATAAATCAAATAATAGCTAGTGTCCATACTTCCTCCATGAGCCTTCATAATGATTGCCATTTCTGTATCGGCTAAACCTGTGCTACTGATTAAAATTATTATTCCTATAACAAATACAGCCCCGAAGGTTAATGATCTTCTATCTAATCTGATTATCTCTTGTGTCCTTTTAGCAGGTACATTTTCATAAGTAGCCTCAGGTACACGAACTAACTCACAGTTACAATCATTGCAAACTGTATAACCCTCTTCGTATTCACATTTACATTTTGGACATACTAACATAATCACATCCCCTTAAGCTTATATACTTCTAACTAGAACTTTATTCTAAAATACTTTTCGGGCTTCTTAAATAATTGATGGTAGAGATATTCTATAAAGTAGTTTATTTACTATTAGTTAGCTAAACTTTGTTCATAGCAATTAACAAAGCCTGGAGCTATTTCTTCAACTTGTTTTTCGATACTATTACCATTTAAACAGCCAGAATTGAACTTTTGTGAAAGCCAAAGATTGTAGTTTATAGGTGCTGATTTCTCCTGAATTAGCAATTTAAAAATAATCAATGAAAGGGGCATGCAGCCTCCATATCTTTGTTTAGCTGTTTCAATTATCTCGTCATATGTAGACAATCCATTTATTACAGCTAAATAATACTCAGCTGCTACTACAAATTGCTCCTCTTCAGCTCCAGAATACTTTTCAACTAAGGTATTGTAGGTCTTCTTAAGAAAATCATCTTTATTAATAAGTTCTCTTAAGATATTAATTCTTTCATTATTTGAAAAGCCGTGCATTAATTCATGGGCAATAATCTGAACAAACATTTTACCATCTACAAAGTCTGATAGACAGCTGCTTAAAAAGCTCTTATTGTATAAACTGAAACATACTGGATGACTGAAGAAAGATACAAATATATTAACATCATCAATCCTATCTTCATTCCTTAACTTGAGTATGTCTCCAAAAATATTATCTAAATTATATTGGCCTATCTTATTATTTAGTTTTACACACTCTTCTTTAGCTCTAGGCAATGCCTCATCTATCCAGGTCTCATAGAAATTAATTTTATCTAATGCTTCCAGAAGTTTAACATACCCAGCAGATCCTCCTTCTTCAAGCCATTTTATCGTGTATTTAACATCCTTAAGTAAAAAATCATTATCCTTTAATCGTTCATTTACCACTGGTGATAAATTTTCTGGATGGTTTATAATTTCTATAAGATCTTTTATGGTTAACTTTTCTATATCTTTATTGTCAGTAAGACAACTAAGTACCATGCACATTGACGACATGCTAGGTCCATTGCGATTAAAGTCTTCTATACTATACTTTTCTAGCTCTTTATTGGTTTTATAAATTAGGTCTTTTTGCTCCTCTAAGTAATATTCACCAAGCTCGAAAAATCTTTGTCCAGCATAACATAACATATCATAGATAAAGCATGGCTTAATTAAAACCGCCATTGTATACACCTCTTTTTTTATTTCTATTTAATCAAATTCCCACTTATATAAATAGTTTACTTTACAGTGAAAATAACTAATTCTCTTCTTTATTATCTTTGAAATATTGATAAGACAATACACATATAGGAATAAAATAAGCACACCAAAATTCTAATGCTATAACTCCGCTGGTATTCCCAGATCCAGTACTTCCACTAAAAACACCAAGTATTGGCATTACCACACAAGACACTGCAAAAACTCCATGAGCTAACAGAAGTATTTTTAGCCATTTGTCTTTTTTGTTCTTAGTTTCTATGGTGAAAGATATAAAAAATGTTGATAGAGCCATGAAGGCATAGCCAAATAAATCATAGTTAAAAAATAAACTACCAAGGTTCTTATAATTTAATATAGCAAGAGCTTGTTCATTCAATTTAGTTAATCTAATAGTTGTTAACTGTGCAAAATAGACTATTCCAACTAGTACTGCATATACAGAAGAAAAGGCAATGGCCGTATATCCTGCAGCTTTATTTGCTTTAGCACCTATTGCAGAAAAGGAACATATCATAGGAACAAATCCCCATGAAATAAAAAGACTGAAAAGATAACCTCCTCCATCGTTTCCTAAAATCATTGATACTGCAAATCCAACCACTCCAATTAATGTGACAATAGCTGAATACATTCCTATTTTTTTATTCATAATTCTCTCCTACACCTCAAGTATCTAATATCCATTTGTATTTATTTTACAACTGTAATTATATTACACTTTATACTGTAATATCTATACCATATAAATGATTTCCCAGTATCTTCAGATAATTATCCAATATATAAAGACATTTACGTATTTTAAACTATATTTATTAAGCAGGATTTTACTTCTAAAGTCTAAAAACAGAATATACTCATTTTAGATTGCAAAAAATTTGTCTAAAACACACAATTCTTGCGAATAAATCATACTATGTACTAAAGTTAAATTTAGGAGGCATATTATGTCTGATCATATAGATTGTTTTCATGATGAGGATTGTAGCTCCTCATCAAATAAAAAATGTTGTTGCTGTATTCCTGGACCTGTAGGTCCTCAAGGAATCCAAGGCCCTAAAGGTGATCCTGGAATACCAGGTCAGCAGGGAATTCAAGGTCCTAAAGGTGACAAAGGCGATCTTGGTCCAGTTGGCCCTAAAGGGGATTCTGGCCCTATGGGTCCTAAAGGCGATCCTGGAATACCAGGTCAGCAAGGAGTTCAAGGTCCTAAAGGTGACAAAGGTGACCCTGGCTCTGTAGGCCCTAAAGGTGATACTGGAATACCAGGTCAGCAAGGTATTCAAGGTCCTAAAGGTGACAAAGGTGATTCTGGTCCTATGGGCCCTAAAGGCGATCCTGGAATACCAGGTCAGCAAGGTATCCAAGGTCCTATGGGGCCTAAAGGTGATCCTGGTCCTATGGGTCCTCAAGGCCCTGCTGGATGTTGCTGTCAATGCGAAGGTCCAGTAGGACCTATGGGACCAACAGGACCTGCGGGGCCAGTTGGACCTATTGGACCAGTAGGTCCATGTTATGATAAGTGTTGTACTAAACCTTTGGAACGATTATTAAAAGACGTGTCAGTTAAGCAAAACCAAATATTAGGTTCTGGCGGAATAACTAGTCCTAATGCTCCTCAAGCCGTAATTGGCTTAGCTAGTGAAGCTATTGAAGACTCACAATTCAATAATGTATTTATACCTTTAGATCAACCTCATCCATCATTAATTAATATCATTGATAATATATTAGATCTTCCTAATAGCAAAAGTAATATAATTCCAATTCGCTATGTTTCAGGTATTTCTAGTGACTTAACAACAGAAATCGGTCAATTTCTGAATGACTACAAATTCCCTCCATTCTACGAAACAGAGTGTTGTGAAACAACAAAGGATCTTATGGATTTATTTGAAGATATTTTTTCAATACCTACTCCTATACAATTTAATTTGACTTTAACAGAAAATAATTTTGACAGCGAGCTTGTTAATTTAATATTAGTAGGGTATGGAAAAGGTCTTATTAAAGTAAAGACCCAAGGATCAACTCCAGCAAAAGTATATATTATATCTATTTGCAGCATTAGGAACGTATACTTTAATACAATAATTTAACAAACTCATTTCTGAAAATATAATATAAAATCTAATTCATTTAATATTAAGAGGGTGCATGTTGATTACAATGCACCCTTTCATTGCTTTTATATAGATGTACCACCTCATAATTGAACTTATATTTTCAAATTCAGCTTAGTTCTGATCAGAAGTTTTAAAAATTTGTCCGTCATTATAATTACACCTAAACTTTATATTACTCCAAAAGTTATTATTTGATTATATAAAAAGACAGTAGCTAAATTTGTTTCTGAGCAAATTTAGCCACCATCAAAGAGTAAAACTATATTAGTAGTTTATAAGATATACTAGAATATAGAATCAATAATTCTATCTAACTTGCAAACCTATCCACCATGAATCTGGCATATCTACATGCAACATTTTATCTGTTTTATTTTCTATAGCAATTTGAAGAATTATAGTCTTATCTGAGAAACCAGTATTTTTGTAAATTAGACCTGATGAAGGAACTTCATCAACATTACTGTCTGATGAATAAATAATATTACCTAATGGAGTAGTACTCCTTATTTCAGTAGCATATACTCTTAGAACTAGGCTATGATCTGGACAGTAGAAATCTAAAGAACATCTTATTCTATCTACATGAAGAGATTCTCCCCTATTTATCTTTACAGGGATGTTCTGCATTATAACTGGACATTTTGGCGATACTTGATTAGAATTTGGACATCCTGTAATCCAGAAGTTTCTTCTTGTATCTATATTAAGAGCAGTATCTGCTACACTTGCATGATTTGAATTACAAGATTCTTCTGCTTTATTTGCATAGTTAGCAAATTCAGCTTTCTCAGCCTTGCAAGCAAATTCAGATTTTTCTGAGTGCTCGGATTTCTTTGCGCATTCAGCTTTTTCTGCACACTCAGCTTTTAACGCATTTTCAGCTTTACATGCAAACTCAGCATGCTCAGATAACTTACTACATTCAGCTTTTTCAGCAAATTCAGCCTTCTCTGCACACTCAGCCTTAAGCGAAATCTCAGCTTTACATGCAAACTCTGCTTTTTCAGCTATTTCAGCCTTATATGCAAATTCAGCTTTTTCTGCACATTGAGCTTTTTCAGCCATTTCTGCTTTGCATGCAAATTCAGCATGTTCAGCTTCTTTAGCTTTTTCAGCTTTCTCTGCACATTTCGCAAATTCAGCTTTTTCTGCCATTCTAGCCTTTAATGCAAACTCTGCTTTTTCAGCTTCTTTAGCTTTCTCAGTTCTTTCTGCACACTTTGCAAATTCAGCTTTTTCTGCACATTCAGCTTTTTCTGCCATTTCAGCCCTGCATGCAAACTCTGCTTTTTCAGTTTCTCTAGCTTTTTCAGCTTTTTCTGCACACTTTGCAAATTCAGCTTTTTCTGCACATTCAGCTTTTTCTGCTAGTCCTGCCTTGCATGCAAATTCTGCTTTTTCTGCCTCTCTAGCTTTTTCAGATTCTTCTGCACACTTCGCAAATTCAGCTTTTTCTGCACATTCAGCTTTTTCTGCTAGTCCTGCCTTGCATGCAAACTCTGCATGTTCAGCCTCTCTAGCTTTTTCAGATTCTTCTGCACACTTCGCAAATTCAGCTTTTTCTGCACATTCAGCTTTTTCTGCTAGTCCTGCCTTGCATGCAAACTCTGCATGTTCAGCCTCTCTAGCTTTTTCAGATTCTTCTGCACACTTCGCAAATTCAGCTTTTTCTGCACATTCAGCTTTTTCAGCCATTTCAGCCTTACATGCAAACTCTGCATGTTCAGTTTCTCTAGCTTTTTCAGATTCTTCTGCACACTTTGCAAATTCAGCTTTTTCTGCACATTCAGCTTTTTCAGCCATTTCAGCCTTACATGCAAACTCTGCTTTTTCTGCTTCTCTAGCTTTCTCTGCGCACTTTGCGAATTCAGCTTTTTCTGCACATTCAGCTTTTTCAGCTACTCCAGCCTTGCGTGCAAATTCAGCATGTTCAGCTTCTCTAGCTTTTTCAGTTTTTTCTGCACACTTTGCAAATTCAGCTTTTTCTGCACATTCAGCTTTTTCAGCCATTTCAGCTTTGCATGCAAATTTAGCATGTTCGGCTTCTCTAGCTTTTTCAGTTTTTTCTGCACATTTTGCGAATTCAGCTTTTTCTGCACATTCAGCTTTTTCTGCACATTCAGCTTTTTCAGCTGCTCCAGCTTTGCATGCAAATTCAGCATGTTCAGCTTCTTTAGCTTTTTCAGTTCTTTCTGAGCACTTTGCGAATTCAGCTTTTTCTGCACATACTGCCTTTTCAGCTATTTCAGCCTTTTTTGCAAACTCTGCTTTTTCAGCTTCTTTAGCTTTTTCAGTTCTTTCTGCAAACTTAGCAAATTCAGCTTTCTCTGCACATACTGCCTTTTCTGCTATTTCTGCCTTGCATGCAAATTCTGCTTTTTCTGCTTTTTCTGCTTCTCTAGCTTTTTCAGTTCTTTCTGCACATTTAGCAAATTCAGCTTTTTCAGCCATTTCTGCCTTGCATGCAAACTCTGCATGTTCAGCTTCCCTAGCTTTTTCAGATTCTTCTGCACACTTTGCAAATTCAGCTTTTTCTGCACATTCAGCTTTTTCAGCCATTTCAGCCTTACATGCAAACTCTGCATGTTCAGTTTCTCTAGCTTTTTCAGATTCTTCTGCACACTTCGCAAATTCTGCTTTTTCTGCACATTCAGCTTTTTCTGCCATCTCAGCCTTACATGCAAACTCTGCTTTTTCTGCTTCTCTAGCTTTTTCTGCGCACTTTGCGAATTCAGCTTTTTCTGCACATTGAGCTTTTTCAGCTACTTCAGCCTTGCATGCAAATTCAGCATGTTCAGCTTCTTTAGCTTTTTCAGCTTTTTCTGCACATTTTGCGAATTCAGCTTTTTCTGCACATTCAGCTTTTTCTGCCATTCCAGCTTTGCATGCAAATTTAGCATGTTCAGCTTCTCTAGCTTTTTCAGATTCTTCTGCACAATTTGCGAATTCAGCTTTTTCTGCACATTCAGCTTTTTCTGCACATTCAGCTTTTTCTGCTGCTCCAGCTTTGCATGCAAATTCAGCATGTTCAGCTTCTTTGGCTTTTTCAGTTCTTTCTGAGCACTTTGCGAATTCAGCTTTTTCAGCACATACTGCCTTTTCAGCTATTTCTGCCTTGTGAGCAAACTCTGCTTTTTCAGCTTCTTTAGCTTTTTCAGTTCTTTCTGCACACTTAGCAAATTCAGCTTTTTCTGCACATTCAGCTTTTTCAGCCATTTCAGCCTTGCATGCAAATTCAGCATGTTCAGCATGTCTAGCTTTCTCAGTTATTTCTGCACATTTTGCAAATTCAGCTTTTTCTGCGCATTGGGACTTTTCAGCTATTTCAGCCTTGCATGCAAACTCTGCATGTTCAGCTTTTTCAGCTTTTTCTGCACATTGAGCGAATTCAGCTTTTATTGCAAACTCTGCTTTTTCAGCATATTCTGATCTACAAGCAAATTCAGCACACTCAGCATTCTTAGCCTTTTCAGCACATTCTGCCTTGTTTGCAAATTCAGCCTTAGAAGCAAATTCAGCAATCTGAGATTTTTCCGAATTTTTTGCACTTTCTGATTTTTTCGAAAATCCAGCTTTTTCAGCTATCTCTGCATGCTCAGCACATAAAGCAGCATTAGACTTTTCAGCACATTCTGCTTTAAGCGCAAACTCGGCCTTTTTGCTATAATTAGCTTTTTCAGCTATCTCTGCATGCTCTGTGCACTTTGAAAACTCCGCATTCCATGCATAATCAGATTTTTCAGCGTGTTCAGCATTTTTTGCACATTTTGCTTCATTTGCCAATTCAGCCTTACAAGCAAATTCAGCTTTTTCTGCATGCTCAGAATTTTTACTATGCTCAGAGAGCATTGTTTTTTCAGCATACTCAGCTTTTTTTGCACAATCTGCTTTTTTAGAATAATCTGCACACTTTGAGTTCTCAGAATAACATGCTTTTGTTGCATTTTCTGAATACTTTGCATTGATTGAAATATCTGCTGATGAAGCATGCGCTGCATCAGTTGCACTATCTGAACATAAAGAATGAGTTGCTTCATCGGCTGTTGTTGAATGCTCTGAATTTTTAGCATTAGTTGAGAATTTCGATTTATCTGAACACTCTGAATGCCCTGATTTTAATGCGTAATCCGCTTTTTCTGCATGTTCACTTTCATCAGAACTTGTAGCGTGTTTTGAGTTTTCAGAGTAATTTGAAGTTAATGACTTTTGAGATACATCTGCCTTTTGTGCTACCTTAGAAGTATCTGATGTTATTGCATGATTAGCTGTATCTGAATGCCTTGCATGTTCAACTAAACAGCTTTTACTTGTGCAACAATCATCTTTTTCACAGTTTTTGTTTTCAAAACTCATATTAATTGCCCCCACAATATTTTATTAAATTTTTACAAAAAGGTATTCCTTTTGTATATATTATGTTTCATTCGAATTTTTGGTGATTTCAAAACTGTACTTTTATAAATAAAAAACACCACAAAATCCAGTTTTGAATAATGTAGTGTTTAAAATAAATGCTTTGTTTTAGTTTGCAACTTTTTAACAATCCTTAGATTAATCATTTTTCCGCCCAATTTTTATAGTTATTCAAGGATAAATCTATATTTACAACTAACAGTCATTACTTCTCTTTATATACAAAATGTTTTACTTCATTTAATCCCTCATAAAGATACTGTTTTGCTTCAATAGGATATAATTCTATAGTTTCTATCTCCTTAATATCAACCCATGAAAATTCTAATTTGAATGATTCTCCCTCCAATTGTTCAGTACCAAAGAATGTTCCTTCAAGAGGTATGTTGATATCTCCTGTTAAAGATACATCATAAAATAGGCATATTTGATGACAAGGTTTGTCTCCCCATGGAAAGAATATTTCTCCTACCCATCTTAGTTTGTCTACCTTAATGTCTACATCTATTTCCTCTTTAAATTCACGAATTAATGTTTCTTCATTGGTCTCCCCAAGTGCAACATGTCCTCCAGGAATTGCATAGCCAGTGTCTCCTACTGGCCTTTGCAGCAGGACCTTTCCATTTTGCACTAGCAATCCTGCAACTCTATAGCTGAACACATATTCCTCTGTTTTAAATATGATATCTTTACTCATTTAACGACTCCTTGTTTTTTATATTATTTAATCCTATAGATACTTCATTTAAAATGTAATTACACACTTATTTTTCAAAACTTAATCACCATATGTACATGTAATATAACGCATATTGAATGATTATAATCCTTATACTTTCTTCACCACTTCGAGTTCTATTTCTATTCTTTGACTTGAGATAGTTTATTTGGATATATTTTTATTAATAAAAAGGTTGCACCAAATGCAAATACCCCTTCTATTAATGTACAAATAATATATTTAATCACCTTTTCTTTATCTGGCAATAAATGCGTAGCAATTATAGCACCTGTTATTGAAAAAATTACTACTGTAAATATTGGAATAATGATCAAAAGACTCTTGAAAAATTTAGACATTTCAAGCTTTGACTTACAATTTATACATTCGTATTTATTCCTTATTCCTTTGTCTACCCATTTATTTTTACAAACTGGACATGTAACTTTAACCATACTTTTACCTCTCATCA
Proteins encoded in this region:
- a CDS encoding GNAT family N-acetyltransferase, whose amino-acid sequence is MGAFTMDIVVRNEEKKDYHRVEEITREAFSYAGRIERGGIGSPYEHWMVNELRKRDGIKELSLVAEADGQLVGHIICSKASIETPDGRIIHVLNFGPISVLPKYQRLGVGKALIYSMIDKAKSRDYGAIMFFGRPEYYPQFGFIEAAEYGVTDCNGENYSAFMAMELIKGYLADVKGGKYYESDIYDDSKNREAVKEFDKAFR
- a CDS encoding GNAT family N-acetyltransferase — translated: MKTPILETDRLILRPFYMEDAQDVFECWESDPDVAKYMFWESHNDINKTIDWVREELSKIDADDWYRWAIILKETGELVGTGLIYVDKEYSKFEIAYNLGKKAWGSGYTVEAMLEVIKFAKEELRVKEIMGRHAKENAASGIVLEKLGFKYIKDIPYECNRGKNIYDGREYILEL
- a CDS encoding collagen-like protein, with protein sequence MSDHIDCFHDEDCSSSSNKKCCCCIPGPVGPQGIQGPKGDPGIPGQQGIQGPKGDKGDLGPVGPKGDSGPMGPKGDPGIPGQQGVQGPKGDKGDPGSVGPKGDTGIPGQQGIQGPKGDKGDSGPMGPKGDPGIPGQQGIQGPMGPKGDPGPMGPQGPAGCCCQCEGPVGPMGPTGPAGPVGPIGPVGPCYDKCCTKPLERLLKDVSVKQNQILGSGGITSPNAPQAVIGLASEAIEDSQFNNVFIPLDQPHPSLINIIDNILDLPNSKSNIIPIRYVSGISSDLTTEIGQFLNDYKFPPFYETECCETTKDLMDLFEDIFSIPTPIQFNLTLTENNFDSELVNLILVGYGKGLIKVKTQGSTPAKVYIISICSIRNVYFNTII
- a CDS encoding NUDIX hydrolase, which gives rise to MSKDIIFKTEEYVFSYRVAGLLVQNGKVLLQRPVGDTGYAIPGGHVALGETNEETLIREFKEEIDVDIKVDKLRWVGEIFFPWGDKPCHQICLFYDVSLTGDINIPLEGTFFGTEQLEGESFKLEFSWVDIKEIETIELYPIEAKQYLYEGLNEVKHFVYKEK